From Plasmodium malariae genome assembly, chromosome: 4:
catacatatataataaaatgcaaaaggataaaaactacttgaaaataaattatatatttatttacttgagaataaattatatatttattattgcaATTCAGATTCGTTTTATATAtcaattatgaaaaaaaagtaaaaaaatttattgaacatatttgtaatttatcctaataatatgttttacataaaaattcgGAAAACAagtaaatagaaaatatacaataaaaaaaaattaaataatataaaaaagaagcaaaaagaagaaatgagAATAAATTAGAATTTATTTTGCTATGCTATACGAACTCTAATTAGGAAACGAGATAATAATGTTTAATAgcgaaaaatatatatatatatatatattaatgcgcggattttaataatatgtgCAACGTGGAATATGCacttaatttatatattcaattttaaattatataaatatgggatagaaataatatacatttaataatttatttcttttaatccATAGTGCTTTGAAAtctgtaaatttaaaatttctcaagataaaaaattatcttttttttaacttattttttaataaattttttaaaagttcaGGCATACTATCCAATCTTAAACGATACTTCaaagataatattttaatatataggtataataaaaaaaaataggagtAACCTAAAGTAATAATTTCACTTAAAAATCTTTTCACTAAAaacattttacttttattttgttacaaAAATGATTACATGTTATTGAACAAAATATAGGcaacaatataataaatgtaaaataaaatcaaatgTATAAGcataatttaatatgtatGGTGGTTAAAAAActatcaaatattttttgcatatctgaagaaataaaattataaattatgcattaattataaattataatattaatgctttaagtatttttatatgtgtaaaattatccattattaaaaattatcacAATGaagaaagtaaaattttcaataaaaaaaaaattattttaagagtgtttttataatatgaataatttataaaagtttattattttcctttttcatttttacctaatctttatattataagaaCTCTTTAATTTTCGACATaaacataatacatattattttttcgaTTTGCTCAATGAAAATGAATACAATAaagtttaaaataaatacatttttttttaagattataatttattttttttcgaacataattataattaaaaaaccTTTATAGataaacttaatttttaattaaaattctttttataaaatggaaattacatttaatattaatataaaaaaaaaaatatatatataaaatattaagtttttttcattttagtAAAAATCACTATAATACATTGTTagtttttgatatatttttttctaatgggtaattttatatggtaaaataaattaaatgtgtACATTccagaaaattattaataatccTTTTTTGATTAACTCTTAGAGGAATTATATTATCAAgttaaattattgttttatttaattttttaatggttTTATAGTTcgattttttaatttcatttgaTGACTTCACATAGAATGTAAAATAGAAACTACTTTTGTTCCTACTGTTAAATTTAAACGAAACCAATCTTTAATTTTCCCTTAACATACTATTTTAGTTAAAAttaccatttttatataattaacgaattattttacattataaaatttaaaataatgcataagtaattaaatgaaagtcaaaatttttatatagtgtaataattcaatattacatttttaaattaattaaataactcGAAAGCAGTTTACATGGTTAGGATTATTTGtagtatgaatatatttttgtacatcaatatgaattttatttccgattaaaaaaaaagaaataataagcagattaaaaataataagtgATAAAGcaaatacatttattcaGAATTTTAGGAATTTTAcctaaataaaaatgatgaaaaaagcCAAAATATCGTAATAAATTCGGTAACACTAAAATGAATCTAGTGTTATTagttcataaataataataaaaaaattatctctTAATAactcaaaattttaaatataaaatgtgcaataatataatggatgttatatactaataaaatatatcctaataatttaaatcttAATAACTAAAGCTATTGAAcaaaaatttgttaaaaataatagggAAAAAGGACtttgatataattaatttgCATAGGaacattaaatttaaaaaataaattcaaaaaagaaCACATGGAAGAATGTAcgataaatgaaaatatgagTTATGGAagtcaaaaaataaaaaataatatatttgcaaattgaaaaaaaaacttatcaattattagtatattttctcgtaaattattaaaatagttttgttgtaattattttgaaaatctaaaatataaaaagttcttttaaaaagtaacatacttatttttatatatagttcttcattcatatataattccAGTGTCTTGAATtgtaatagatatatataaagttgAGTATTTATTAGTGACGCTAAATTCTATTTACtagttttataatatatatattaattattttttaacctttaaaaataacataaaatagtTAAAGTTAATACgcataaatataagaaatatataaatggttTAGAAGGAAATACAATAGGACggttaataaatttattgacGAAGATATGATATTACTGtgcaataaataaatataaaatgatgaATGTAAACATTACAgctaagtaaaaataaattatatagttaatgtaaattataatatattttaataaataaaaaaaacaaaaatacaaGGAAAATGGGAAAGCAGGAGAATatcattaatttaaatttttattttacaatgaACTACAAAATGTTAATTGTTACAATTTTAGTAATGACAATATTCatctatttaaaaatgatatgcgaatattttttttatattggaATTATATGTAGTTGCAGTATTTATTAAAGAAttgttgtaaatatttatgttaacAAAGGCTTGTAtgataattaattttataaacatagTATACCATAACAGAAATtcatgtaaataatataatatgtttatttttattactttcatGTTGAatcaatttaaataataaaaatattagccATTTCTGTTGTTTTTATATCTAAGCGAATAATTTAAAGATTCactgttttattataaattgataatatacttacaatataatagcatttttttaaaatacctagctttaaaaaaaaaagaaaaaaaaaactaaactTACGAATTCGtgaattttaatattattactttaactttttttttacttgatcatttttttttgtttttaagtTGACATAATAAACTTTTACATGGATggaattatatgtatacataattatactaCTTCAAAGTGCactctattatttttatttcattttactcCAATCTTAACAATTTATGTTATGAACCgttattaattataagaGTTTAGAAAATTTGATacaaaggaaaatatataaatattagttAAAAGCAAATATACATAAGACACTAATTTTAAGATCGaataatgaagaatatatatgaacagtttatattataactgTGTGAGTCTATCATTGCACACAATACAACCTGTACTTTTTTGTCCTTTAACCTGttactcatttttttataaagtttttattatatttttagagtcacttataaatgtttacgactatttattatagaatattttacttttgtcTATTTATTAAGTGaactaaattatttaaattgcAATTCATCAGAACAAAGGCATGATGTGTTTTCTAcctaataatttaataactatatatataatgtattttagagttgtaaaaataaattataccttaattttcttattatgaTTCCCACAATAGTTTATTTTTCacattatgatatatattagcTGTGATGTACAAAATCATCATACATATAAGCTAAgaagtttatatattaactaaCGAAATGAGTTATCAACATTGTTGGGTACATAAATGTGATATacgaattaaaaataaacacatatatgaTATGAAGCTTAtagttaaatttaaatagaaaattagaaatatttaaacatttatccatacctatatatatatatatatatatatatatatatatatacatgtgatACATTTTTAACAGAATTTTTCcatgataatgaaaatagaaaaaatgggactgtaaatacttttttatattcaatttttccaattcataaaaaataaaataaaaaatcacattcaatttcgtttttttcatttatataaatgtaatataaattataaacaaaagGAACTAGAGATCtcaatgaatatataaattcttcatatatttttaagtaaaaaaaataaaacctTCGAcccaataaatatataatacttaatatatgttaatatttaagtaattttattatgttattgaGAAATTATTATGATCTGTCAGCACAGATATCTATAaccaatatataatatatgtatatgaattttcttttagtaatataaaaataatagtatgtaattttttttgtttttagaTGCAGCTGGAACTTTAATTAGATTAATAGCTAGCATTTTTACTTAGATATTCTTTCCAGTGGCATTCcgtattatttgtaaatgaTTCCCATAAAGATTTAATTGAATTTATAGTTTCAGTAAACATGAacgataaaaatttttcatcttCTATTGATAAAGTTAATATCTGAAATGACTGTTGTTcagtattatataattcatataacaTGTCCCTATAGACCTTGAGCCATATTCTGGTCTTATAATTTCCCATCAAATTAATAGTTCTTGCTAGATCTTCCCAATAATTACTCAAATCTTTCAGCatattatgaaatttatctttttcaatAGAGACCaatctattatatatgttaaacaTATCCCTAATATGAACATATTCActtaaattttctatttctttttgtaaTTCCTTTTCAGATAGTTTTTCGTAGTATTTTGACCCCTTAGGATTTCTATTTTCACTTGTCTTGTAAAGGCTGTtagaatatttctttttattattactcgTATATGATGCATCTTCAGAAGAACTGTCTTTTTGATTATTATATGTGTTCATTACACTATTAGAAAAATTTCCCATCTGATTATTATATGTGTTCATTGCACCGTTAGAAAAATTTCCCATCTGATTATTATATGTGTTCATTGCACCGTTCGAAAAATTTCCCATCTGATTATTATATGTGTTCATTGCACCGTTAGAAAAATTTCCCATCTGATTATTATATGTGTTCATTGCACCATTAGAAAAATTTCCCATCTGATTATTATATGTGTTCATTGTACCATTAGAAAAATTTCCCATCTGATTATTATATGTGTTCATTGCACCATTAGAAAAATTTCCCATCTGATTATTATATGTGTTCATTGCACCATTAGAAAAATTCCCCATCTGATTATTATATGTGTTCAATGAACCTTTAGAAAAATTTTCCATTTGATTATTATGTGTAATCCAGCTATCACCAGGTATATCTACTGTTTGAAATAAGTCTAATACATTTGTCTTGTTACCACTGTTATAATTGTGTTCTGTTGATAATGAATTATCAGTCACATTACGATTAGAATCTTTGCAACTTAGATTACTTTGATTAGCTTGTTCATTAAATGATACAGCTAAGTTTCTTACGTACCTATTACTGTACTGAATTTGTGATATTATAGTACCTTTATACACAGAATTGTTCTGTAAAAGtgtcattatataaaattaggGAAAAAAGGTTAATGCAATTTTTAAGctttatttagaaaaaaaaaaaaaaaaggatgaggattaatgaaaagaaagTAATGTGTTTGTACTGATGAAATTGTGTTTAGTCTAactttcattaaaaaaaacaatagtACAAGAAAGAGTACATTTGTAAATCttgaaaatacaaaatttttgatACTTCCTTTGttagattttttatttgtccCTTCTAAAgaatttgtaaaataatagttAATATTCCGTTCATTAACAGCAAAGGATTTTTTTCTTGATAAAGCAAAAATTCTTACATTACAACGTTCCATATTtgatatatacattattaagacagaaaacaatttttaattaagatACAAGAATGAATTATTCTAAttaaatcataaaaattaattaataatgcaaatgtaaaaatattttatttaattttactattaaGAATTgctacaaaatatatatatactttttttttattttaaaaaaaataaacgatGAACTACCTGTtatgaacattttaaaaaatagtttataACATTGCTACAAGTTAATTACAACATAAACAAcaccttatatatatatatatatatatatatatatatatatatatatatatatatattagtttttttttttttttattaatgcaGTGGAGATAAAACTTGGTATTTTTTACACGCTTTATTTTAACtaatttatcaaaaatatttaaaaaaataaataacagtaatattttatgatttatgaatgtataaggaattcttaaaaaattaaaatttaatatttttttttttgccaattacttaaattagttataatgatttattcattcattaaaaaaaaaaaagagtaaataattatacttttattataaaagaacaaatacAGAACAatggtttaaaaaaaacaaaagtacATATGCaccaaaaattattattataattcattatataaaatcatCATTTACAACTCAACCATATTTGTTCTAAAAAAACAGGAGttgcaaatatttattaaattattagaaTACATGCAAACATTTAATTGGTTTACCTATATCAGTATATAGTTTTGTTCTAttgatatttcttttttcgcttaccatattttaaagtaataattaactatttatttttataaataaaaaagttaaatatagtattggaatatttttgcaacaaattatttttcatccagaaattattgttattccatattttattcttaatataaCTATTTTTCTGAATTGTGAcaaatgagaaaaatgaacaaataaatataatatgttttgatttatatataaaaaagaacgTACTTTAGTATCTCTTACTTGaagtatatgtatagaaACACTGATGTTAATATCtagaattataatatataaattaaaatataaataatacttaaaaaaattttttttttccgttttaagtaacataaaaaatattttcacaAGTGTACTACAGcgtttattcatattttttaaaacttcttgttttaaaatataaatttctcCTGAAAAAAGTTATTGCATGGGcattatttgttcatttaaaatgaagaaaacaaaaattattaaattttttggaatagaataaaatgaaCCCGCAAAAACATGTGACACCAAAGAAAGAATTTTTCTTTGCTTTTTATGAATACTTTATGTGTAGTCTTCTAATTTTTGATGACACATCGTTttagttatataatataaaaaataaaaagcaataAATGAAGAAACTTATGTAAACTTTCTATATTATGGTtatcttttataataaatttttttttattacagcTTTACTAATAtcgaaataaaaattctttgaaatttataacctatatatatatataaatataaatataaatataaatataaatataaatataaatataaatataaatataaatataaatataaatataaataaatatttataatttttagaaTTATACTCAGGTTCCGTAGTACGTCTGGAAATATAACTTTGAAAGAAAAGGCAATTTAAAGAATTTATGAAGTcattagaaaataataatttagtaTTTTGCATTAGAAGCTGAAAGAATAAAGGAATATTTTCACAATAAATTAACAGAATATGAAATGTAAATTGCAaaagaaattgaaaaattagaaaaattaattatctctaagaaatattataataaaattcttcAAAGATAAAAGGTTTAGTCATTTTTtgaatacataaatgtagtatgtgtacatgtaaaaaaataaaaatacaatcTCATGAAAGTAATAAAAGTGCTACTAGTaaaaatttagtaaaaaattaataaaaaggagTAAAAACTAGACATTTATTCAAAAACACACCTTGGTTTTAAAATGGTTAACTCTAATTATGCTTTTAGTCTTTGTATTCattctatataattatgaactTAATCAAAATTttcgtatatttattatttttattatgattattatagttattttattttacataaacaaaaaaaaataaaaggtttaatgaaataatgtaaatttcatcttttataacaatttattttgaaacaaaaaaaaaaaaaga
This genomic window contains:
- the PmUG01_04030900 gene encoding Plasmodium exported protein (PHIST), unknown function, with the protein product MYISNMERCNVRIFALSRKKSFAVNERNINYYFTNSLEGTNKKSNKGSIKNFVFSRFTNVLFLVLLFFLMKVRLNTISSNNSVYKGTIISQIQYSNRYVRNLAVSFNEQANQSNLSCKDSNRNVTDNSLSTEHNYNSGNKTNVLDLFQTVDIPGDSWITHNNQMENFSKGSLNTYNNQMGNFSNGAMNTYNNQMGNFSNGAMNTYNNQMGNFSNGTMNTYNNQMGNFSNGAMNTYNNQMGNFSNGAMNTYNNQMGNFSNGAMNTYNNQMGNFSNGAMNTYNNQMGNFSNSVMNTYNNQKDSSSEDASYTSNNKKKYSNSLYKTSENRNPKGSKYYEKLSEKELQKEIENLSEYVHIRDMFNIYNRLVSIEKDKFHNMLKDLSNYWEDLARTINLMGNYKTRIWLKVYRDMLYELYNTEQQSFQILTLSIEDEKFLSFMFTETINSIKSLWESFTNNTECHWKEYLSKNASY